TTTCTATCAGTTTGGTATTTATACTGATGCTGCCTTAAACAATGTTACTGGCTCCTCAATCCTCAACAAATACTTCTACTGTTTCTGGTGGGGCTTAAGGAACCTGAGGTAAGTTTTAAAGTGCATCTCAATAATCTCCGATTCACTAGTACTAGGTATATCATTTCTGAAGAAATCAAATGATGCCAGTCTCTTTATCTTCAATGAGTGCAGCTCCTTGGGACAAAATCTTGCAACAAGCACTTACATTGGTGAAATACTTTTCACCATCGTTATTGCAACTCTAGGACTGGTTCTTTTTTCATTGCTCATTGGGAATATGCAAGTAAGTCCTTCAAATGATGTCTTCTAATGTCTGATTAATCAACATCTTCAGTACTATTCAGAAGGAGTTATAGAATTAGCACACGCTTGCTTTATTGTTGGCAAAGTTGTTTACAGGGTCGTTGCTGTAATTTTCCATTTACTTGAATTATAAGTCATTAACATTTTACTTCCAGAGATACCTGCAATCTACAACCATTAGAATGGAAGAATGGAGGATCAAGAGGACTGATACAGAACAATGGATGCATCACAGGCAGCTGCCTCCAGAACTGAGGCATTCAGTTAGGAAATTCGATCAATACAAGTGGGTGGCCACTAGAGGAGTTGATGAAGAAGCCATTCTCCATGAACTTCCATTTGATTTACGGAGAGAAATCAAGCGCCACCTTTGCCTCAACCTAGTCAGACGGGTAAGTTCTTTGAtcttatatcattttttatttataaaattcttatggGTGTTTGCATATTCTTTTCTAGATTTTAACCccttaaaaatttagtttatcGGATTCACTGCCGagttaaatttttacttagcaatgaattaatgatccagatttattttttatttttatctttctcaATCTTTTCCCTAACAATCATTGACTCCCTTACCCTAAAATTTACCTTCAAAACTTTCAGCCCCTTCGGATTTTCAACCCTCGCTCCGCTCCTGACAGTAGGAAGATATATTATGATGCTGAAAAGTTACccattttaacaataatttccAGGTTCCATTGTTCCATCAAATGGATGAAACAATACTAGACGTAATATGCGAGAGGCTAAAACCTGTGTTAGGAACCAAAGGCATGTTCCTTGTGCGGGAAGGTGATCCTGTGCAACAAATGCTGTTCATAGTCCGAGGACAACTGGATTCCTACACCACAAATGGTGGCCATTTTGGATTCTTCAACTCAAGCCGGATTGGCCCTGGTGATTTCTGCGGCGAGGAGTTGCTGACGTGGGCCCTCGACCCGCGGCCAACTGTCATTCTTCCATCATCTACACGCTCTGTCAAGGCTATAACTGAAGTAGAGGCATTTACACTTACTGCTGAGGACTTGACATTTGTAGCTTCACAGTTTAGGAGACTGCATAGCAAGCAACTTAGGCACAAGTTCAGGCATCATTCACATCATTGGAGAACGTGGGCAGCATGTTTTATTCAAGCTGCGTGGCGCAGGCATAAGAACTTGAAAGAAACAGCTAAATTGAAGAGTGGATCAGAGCCCGGACAGCCATCAGGTACTGGTTCATTTTGGGACCACTATGCTGAGAGTTTGATTGCTAGAACTAGTAGTGGAAGTTTCAAGCAAGCTGCTGGCCCAAGTTCGGATGTTGTGTACTCATCATTGCAAAAGCTTGGAGAGCCTGGCTTTAAGGAGTGAAGTAAAAAGCCTCCTACAAGATTGAACGAGTAATGATTTAGTGGATGACATTACTGATGTCACAATGAGCGACACTGTCACGTGGCGCtatctaattaattcataattttaatattttttgtaaaaaattatataattatactatatatTCACTTGTTCATCATATAATGGACGAGATTGctcttttgattatttatgaaattagccATGTGtaatatgtttaaaattttaacaccaTTGAGTTTTATGATAAATGTTAAGAGCACCAATGAAACAGTTTTACTTTCGGACTTCTGTTTTCCCGTACTATATTTTCTGGCTGGCTCAAAAGTTCAGTGGCCCGTTGGCCTTTGCTTGAAAAAGAGAGGGAGAAAGCCTTTCAGAGTGGAGCTTTTGACACCcctctaaaattcttattgcACCcctttgaaatttattttcttaaaataccttagttttattgataaaatacaaacc
This window of the Citrus sinensis cultivar Valencia sweet orange chromosome 8, DVS_A1.0, whole genome shotgun sequence genome carries:
- the LOC102631299 gene encoding protein CNGC15b-like — encoded protein: MYVYKLLPFCFCRVQDDLEESGTDKIMQKQRGEMVQMPKPQSSKKASEASIENKGKSLKAKVRGRVFSEDYEKVKKHIILYPNGKTIRLWSKIFLVACLVSVFLDPLFFYLPIVRREEMCIDNGVRTLETTLTIIRILADVFYVIQIFVCFRTAYVAPSSRVFGRGEFVVEPSKIASRCLQRGFWLDFIAALPLPQVLIWVVVPNLEIPAVTMTVSILRILILFQYLPRVFLIFPLTSKIVEATGVVTQKAWAAAAYNLLLYMLASHVSGACWYLLSVERQEACWRSACNLEKPLCELGFFDCRRLEDPQRINWFKSSNVSNICQDGYNGPDINIGFYQFGIYTDAALNNVTGSSILNKYFYCFWWGLRNLSSLGQNLATSTYIGEILFTIVIATLGLVLFSLLIGNMQRYLQSTTIRMEEWRIKRTDTEQWMHHRQLPPELRHSVRKFDQYKWVATRGVDEEAILHELPFDLRREIKRHLCLNLVRRVPLFHQMDETILDVICERLKPVLGTKGMFLVREGDPVQQMLFIVRGQLDSYTTNGGHFGFFNSSRIGPGDFCGEELLTWALDPRPTVILPSSTRSVKAITEVEAFTLTAEDLTFVASQFRRLHSKQLRHKFRHHSHHWRTWAACFIQAAWRRHKNLKETAKLKSGSEPGQPSGTGSFWDHYAESLIARTSSGSFKQAAGPSSDVVYSSLQKLGEPGFKE